CTTCGATGGCAGCCAACGCAGTGCGGTCGCGCTGAGATGGACAGGTGATTAACACATCCATAGCGGTTCCCTTACTTCCCTTTTGCCTTTCCGCCTCCTACACGGTATACCCACGGATAGCAATTACGTCTGATTACCGAGCGAAAGGAGAAGGGTATGCTCCTGTATCTCGACACCAAACGAGCGCCGAACCCCCGCAAGATGCGAATCTATCTTGCTGAGAAAAAGCTTCAGCTACCGATCAAGGAGTTGGATTTGCGAGCTGGCGAACAACGGACGCCGGAATTTCGCCAAAAGAACCTATTTGCTGGGGTGCCAATTCTGGAATTGGATGATGGCACTGTCATTGCCGAATCGCTTGCCATCATTGAGTACCTTGAAGAGTTGTATCCCGAACCGCCACTGTTGGGCGCAACGCCGGTGCAGCGGGCATTGGTGCGAATGTGGGAACGACGCTGCGAAATCGGGGTCTACCTCGCTGCCTCGCGCATGGTGTTAGCGAAAGGTGACGTCTCGGCCCATGCGCGGCAAACGTTACTTGCGCGGTTGGCGTTGCTCAACGAAGGGTTGCAGGGCAAGGAGTGGCTTGCCGGTCCATTCTCGCTTGCGGATATTACGTTGTTCATCGGTCTGGAAACCGCGCATCATGGGGAGTTTGCCCTTGATCCCGCCTGGGCCAATTTGCAGCGTTGGTATGCGGCGATGAAAGTGCGGCCGACTGCGTCGGCATGAAAGGTTGGCGCATGAGGTACCCATAGATATTGATTCCCGTGCGCATGGCGTACGCTACGAACCTATTCATGCTCTCTTCGCTTCAACTGCCGCTCGTGTTACGCCAGCCCGACACACGTCAATTCGCGCTGTTCTTTGACATCACCTATTTCTTGCAAGGCTTTGCTGACCTGTCTTCTGGGCTCGCGCATCAGCCAGTGCAGTATTATCTCAAAGAGCATTTTCAGCTCTCGGCTGCTGAATCGGGGGTATTCTGGGCGACGGTTGGACTCGGCTGGACATTGAAGCCTCTCTATGGGTTCATGTCGGATAGTGTGCCGTTTGCTGGCTATCGTCGCAAAAGCTATCTCATCTTGATGGCCCTGATCGGCGCGGTCGGTTGGGGAGTGTTAACGTTCTCCTCTGTTTCGTATGTTCTCCTGCTGGCTGTACTCACTCTCTGTGCTGCGACCCTTGCCTTTACCGATGTGATGACCGATGCCTTGATGGTAGAAACCGGCCAGCCTCGACGGCTCACCGGTAGTTTTCAAGCGATCCAGTGGGCTACGCTGAGTGTGGCCTTGATTCTCGCACAATTCCTCGGTGGCTATTTGGCAACCTATACATCAATGCGTAGTGTATTTTTTCTGGCCGCCGTTTTTCCTCTCATCCTGATGACCGTTACCTTCTGGTTAGTTCGTGAACCTCCAGCCGATACTGCGCAGGCAACGTTTACTCATACGCTTTCTGCCCTCCGCCATGTCATGACGATGCCGATGTTGTGGACGAGTGTTGCCTTCCTCTTTCTGTGGAACTTTAGCCCCTCCTTTGGCACGCCACTCCTATATTACCAAACCGACGTTCTCAGATTCTCAAAAGTTTTCATCGGTACTCTCGGGGCATGTGCCCAAGTCGGGAGCGTCATTGGGGCGCTGCTGTTTCTCCTGTATGGTCGCTCATTGCCGCTGAACAGACTGTTGTTCCTCGCTGTTGCGCTGGGCGTGTTGTCGACCTTGAGCTTCTTAGGATTAGTGGGGCCGCGCTCAGCAGTTGGTCTGTTTTTTTTCTCCGGCATGATTAACCAGGTGACTCATCTGGCAGTGCTCGACCTCGCCGCGCGCATGTGCCCAGTGCAAGCCGCAGGCACGGTCTTTGCGCTGTTGATGGCGACGTTAAATCTTGGCAGCAGCAGTGGAGGAATCGTGGGTGGGTGGTTGTATGAGGTTGCTGGTTTTCCGCTGTTGATTTTCATGAGCGCACTGGGGACGGCGTTGTGTTGGTTGATCGTGCCGTTTGTCCGTGAACCGAGCCAGAACCCTTGACGACCTCCCTCGGGACAGAGTAAGCCCTCCGAACAGACATTGATTCTACTAACGGAGGGAGCTGCTGATGAAACTCTATCGTTCGATTCTGTTCGTTCCCGGCAATCGCGCTGAGTGGATCGACAAGGCACCAAAATACAAACCCGATGCACTTATCATTGACCTTGAAGATGCGGTCCCGATTGCCGAAAAAGCAGAGGCCCGTCCGATCGTCCGCGCAGGTATTGAGCGCTCGCATAAACGTGGCATGCCCACCGTTGTGCGTGTGAACGGGGTTGATACCGGCCTGACCAGTGATGATATCGAAGCGATCGTCGTCCCAGGGCTCGTTGCGGTTGCGGTTCCCAAGTTGGAGAAGAGAGAAGAGATTCTCAAGGTCGATGCCTGGCTTGAGCATTACGAACGCAAAGCTGGACTGCCGATTGGTTCAGTGGAGATTGTTGCCATTCCAGAGACCGC
The Deltaproteobacteria bacterium genome window above contains:
- a CDS encoding glutathione S-transferase family protein; translated protein: MLLYLDTKRAPNPRKMRIYLAEKKLQLPIKELDLRAGEQRTPEFRQKNLFAGVPILELDDGTVIAESLAIIEYLEELYPEPPLLGATPVQRALVRMWERRCEIGVYLAASRMVLAKGDVSAHARQTLLARLALLNEGLQGKEWLAGPFSLADITLFIGLETAHHGEFALDPAWANLQRWYAAMKVRPTASA
- a CDS encoding folate/biopterin family MFS transporter is translated as MAYATNLFMLSSLQLPLVLRQPDTRQFALFFDITYFLQGFADLSSGLAHQPVQYYLKEHFQLSAAESGVFWATVGLGWTLKPLYGFMSDSVPFAGYRRKSYLILMALIGAVGWGVLTFSSVSYVLLLAVLTLCAATLAFTDVMTDALMVETGQPRRLTGSFQAIQWATLSVALILAQFLGGYLATYTSMRSVFFLAAVFPLILMTVTFWLVREPPADTAQATFTHTLSALRHVMTMPMLWTSVAFLFLWNFSPSFGTPLLYYQTDVLRFSKVFIGTLGACAQVGSVIGALLFLLYGRSLPLNRLLFLAVALGVLSTLSFLGLVGPRSAVGLFFFSGMINQVTHLAVLDLAARMCPVQAAGTVFALLMATLNLGSSSGGIVGGWLYEVAGFPLLIFMSALGTALCWLIVPFVREPSQNP